A genomic stretch from Ureibacillus composti includes:
- a CDS encoding amino acid ABC transporter ATP-binding protein, producing MINIQQLQKSFGELEVLKNISLSIPAHQVVAVIGPSGSGKSTFLRCLNGLETITGGTITVNGHEISMKAPKKVLQREIHAIRQETGMVFQQFNLYPHKSVVENVMEALIVVKRMERGAAYKIASDLLSKVGLAEKEDAYPSQLSGGQQQRVAIARALAMEPKLMLFDEPTSALDPELVGEVLKVMKNLAEDGMTMVIVTHEMNFAKDVADRILFMADGVIVEDAEPISFFENPQTERAQKFLRQVSEF from the coding sequence ATGATTAACATCCAACAACTACAAAAAAGCTTTGGCGAATTAGAAGTATTAAAAAATATTTCTCTCTCAATTCCAGCTCATCAAGTTGTTGCAGTAATCGGTCCAAGTGGTTCGGGAAAGAGTACATTCTTAAGATGTCTTAATGGACTAGAAACAATCACAGGTGGAACGATTACAGTAAACGGCCATGAGATTAGCATGAAAGCGCCAAAAAAAGTGTTACAAAGAGAAATCCATGCAATACGTCAAGAAACGGGAATGGTATTTCAACAATTTAATTTATATCCGCATAAATCTGTTGTGGAAAATGTGATGGAGGCTTTAATTGTCGTTAAAAGAATGGAAAGAGGAGCGGCATATAAAATTGCGTCTGACTTGCTTTCTAAAGTAGGCTTAGCTGAAAAGGAGGACGCATATCCGTCTCAATTATCAGGTGGTCAACAACAGCGTGTTGCGATTGCGAGAGCACTTGCGATGGAACCTAAGTTAATGCTATTTGATGAACCCACATCTGCTTTAGACCCTGAGTTAGTAGGTGAAGTATTAAAAGTAATGAAGAACTTAGCAGAAGATGGCATGACGATGGTCATTGTCACACATGAAATGAACTTTGCAAAAGACGTTGCAGATCGGATTTTGTTTATGGCGGACGGGGTAATTGTTGAAGATGCTGAACCAATTTCATTTTTCGAAAACCCACAAACTGAAAGAGCGCAGAAATTTTTAAGACAAGTTTCTGAATTTTAA
- a CDS encoding OsmC family protein, producing the protein MQIKAKWQGGRAFEAVGPTGHPMLMDATANYGGEGNAATPTEMLLAALAGCIGIDVTMILKPHLDDIENIEITVDGERREEMPTAFTAATLTFTVDGNITPKKVWRAINLGEEKYCAVSASLKATITYKLILNGEEITPDKI; encoded by the coding sequence ATGCAAATTAAAGCAAAATGGCAAGGTGGCCGTGCTTTTGAAGCTGTTGGACCTACTGGGCATCCAATGTTGATGGATGCAACAGCTAACTACGGCGGAGAAGGTAATGCCGCAACACCAACAGAAATGCTACTAGCAGCACTAGCAGGGTGTATAGGGATTGATGTGACGATGATATTAAAACCGCACTTAGATGATATTGAAAACATAGAAATAACAGTAGATGGTGAACGTCGCGAAGAAATGCCAACTGCCTTTACAGCGGCAACACTAACATTCACGGTAGATGGCAATATAACTCCTAAAAAAGTATGGCGCGCAATTAACTTAGGTGAAGAGAAATATTGTGCTGTTTCCGCATCGTTAAAAGCAACTATAACTTATAAGTTAATCTTAAACGGTGAAGAAATCACTCCAGACAAAATATAA
- a CDS encoding manganese catalase family protein encodes MYFYKEDLINIIVPDKPDPAAAKVLQEALGGRFGEMRTMMQFSFQSANFRGKEKQYRDLIRGIFLEEISHVELVQTTINQLLNGSGEPGVGSAGIDDAPLDEAIKHANPHHFIMGAQASLPVDAAGNPWMGNYVYSHGNLVADLLDNLVLESTGVLQKTRIYEMSSNKTFRETLAFLIVRDNAHQNAFAKALETLGVDWGKILPIPNYDINKYPECQKYIDMGFHNAFFNFRLDEHRVGEIFKGVTPSRNNGELRVTDPPTPYPVPELPEMPNEHSPGLKDLNN; translated from the coding sequence ATGTATTTTTATAAAGAAGATTTAATAAATATTATTGTCCCAGATAAGCCAGACCCTGCAGCTGCGAAGGTATTACAAGAAGCTTTAGGTGGTCGTTTTGGTGAAATGCGTACGATGATGCAGTTTTCTTTCCAATCTGCTAATTTCCGTGGAAAGGAAAAGCAATATAGAGACTTAATACGTGGGATTTTTTTAGAAGAGATCAGTCACGTTGAACTTGTACAAACAACAATTAACCAATTATTGAATGGCTCAGGAGAACCGGGAGTCGGAAGTGCAGGAATAGATGATGCACCACTTGATGAAGCAATAAAGCATGCTAATCCACATCACTTTATTATGGGGGCTCAAGCCTCGTTACCGGTAGATGCAGCCGGGAATCCTTGGATGGGGAATTATGTTTATAGTCACGGGAATTTAGTAGCAGATCTTCTTGATAATCTTGTTCTTGAATCAACTGGTGTACTACAAAAAACACGTATATACGAAATGAGTTCTAATAAAACATTTAGGGAAACTCTTGCTTTCTTAATTGTTCGAGATAATGCCCATCAAAATGCATTTGCAAAAGCATTAGAAACACTAGGTGTAGACTGGGGAAAAATACTCCCAATTCCGAACTATGATATTAACAAATATCCTGAGTGTCAAAAGTATATCGATATGGGCTTTCATAATGCATTCTTCAACTTCCGCTTAGATGAACATCGAGTAGGTGAAATATTTAAGGGAGTAACCCCAAGTCGTAATAATGGTGAGCTACGAGTGACTGATCCACCAACACCTTACCCTGTTCCAGAATTGCCTGAAATGCCTAATGAACATAGCCCAGGGTTAAAAGATTTAAATAACTAA
- a CDS encoding YqhV family protein — protein sequence MILLRFLSGSIEITAASLMLKFNDLEKAFYINTLLALVGPCILLITTGIGISGLSEKISFAKMICLFGGIVLILISLKMK from the coding sequence ATGATTTTATTGAGGTTTTTATCTGGAAGTATCGAAATTACTGCTGCTTCTCTTATGCTCAAATTTAATGATTTAGAAAAGGCCTTTTATATTAATACTTTATTAGCTTTAGTCGGCCCTTGTATTTTACTTATAACAACAGGGATTGGGATATCGGGGCTAAGCGAAAAAATTTCCTTTGCTAAAATGATTTGTCTCTTTGGCGGAATCGTACTAATTTTAATTAGCCTCAAAATGAAGTAA
- a CDS encoding DUF1805 domain-containing protein — MVSIEPMELNGHSFTAVTVRLPKTTLLTISNENGYIMCGALDVELLNTRLADRKIIAGRAVGVKTIDELLNAPLESVTLEAEKFGITKGMIGEEALLKMI; from the coding sequence ATGGTTTCGATAGAACCAATGGAATTAAATGGACATAGTTTCACTGCTGTCACTGTTCGTTTGCCAAAAACTACTTTGTTAACAATTTCTAATGAAAATGGGTATATCATGTGTGGGGCATTGGACGTTGAACTTTTAAATACTCGATTAGCAGATCGCAAAATTATTGCTGGTCGAGCTGTTGGAGTAAAGACAATCGATGAATTGCTAAATGCCCCATTAGAATCGGTTACTCTTGAAGCAGAAAAGTTTGGTATAACAAAAGGTATGATTGGTGAAGAAGCACTTTTAAAAATGATTTGA
- a CDS encoding bile acid:sodium symporter family protein, with the protein MLDSLNKRLQKWMPILTPISLVIGVLLEDMGAHLLFLVPLLFAFMTFAGSLSMNFEGLKSFTKFPIVILVTIAFLHIVMPVWAYFVSTILFDDHLLTIGFVLSVAVPTGVTSFIWVSICRGNLALCLSIILIDTLLSPIIMPAIVYITVGKAIEIDTLSIMVDMLWMIVLPSIVGLILNEWTKGKIDKTLGKKLAPFQKLSLFLIVMINSSVIAPYIKNISWELVAIIFVVLFISISGYAFCLIIGQFLWKDASIITSVVFTGGMRNIATGVVVATTYFPSKVVMPVVFCMLFQQVLASQFSRIIEKYRDKFEHVQTQETRISK; encoded by the coding sequence ATGCTAGATAGTTTAAATAAACGGCTACAAAAATGGATGCCAATTTTAACACCAATTAGTTTAGTAATTGGTGTGTTGCTAGAGGATATGGGGGCGCACTTATTATTTTTAGTACCTTTACTTTTTGCATTTATGACGTTTGCTGGTAGTTTGAGTATGAACTTCGAAGGGCTAAAAAGTTTTACGAAATTTCCTATTGTTATTTTAGTTACTATTGCGTTCTTACATATCGTGATGCCTGTTTGGGCGTATTTTGTATCAACTATTTTATTTGATGATCACTTATTGACAATAGGTTTTGTTTTATCTGTAGCCGTACCAACAGGAGTAACAAGTTTTATATGGGTAAGTATATGTCGCGGGAATCTTGCTCTTTGTTTATCCATCATTCTTATAGATACTTTGCTGTCCCCGATTATTATGCCTGCGATTGTTTATATTACTGTAGGAAAGGCAATTGAAATTGATACCCTATCTATTATGGTTGATATGCTATGGATGATCGTCTTACCTTCAATTGTTGGCCTAATTTTAAATGAATGGACGAAGGGGAAGATTGATAAAACCCTTGGCAAAAAACTCGCCCCTTTTCAGAAATTAAGTTTGTTCTTAATCGTAATGATCAATAGTAGTGTGATTGCTCCATATATTAAAAACATTTCATGGGAGCTAGTTGCAATCATTTTCGTTGTGTTATTCATTTCAATTAGTGGTTATGCGTTTTGTTTAATCATTGGACAGTTTCTTTGGAAAGATGCCAGTATTATTACCTCTGTTGTATTTACAGGTGGGATGCGGAATATTGCAACAGGTGTGGTTGTTGCGACGACGTATTTTCCTTCAAAGGTAGTAATGCCAGTCGTATTTTGCATGCTTTTCCAACAAGTATTGGCATCTCAATTTAGTAGAATAATAGAAAAGTATCGAGACAAATTTGAACACGTTCAAACACAGGAAACCCGGATTAGTAAGTAG
- a CDS encoding APC family permease, with protein sequence MITTIKRFFIGRPLKTTDLGEQKLNKKKALAILSSDALSSVAYGPEQILIVLATVGAVAYWYSLPIAVGVLILLGALIMSYRQIIYAYPHGGGAYVVSKSNLGVNAGLIAGGSLLVDYILTVAVSVSAGTDAITSAFPTLHDYNVEIAVVFVVLLTILNLRGVTESASILAYPVYLFVFSLLILIGVGIYNVLTGEVTSTLHASIGTPVAGISLFLLLKAFASGCSALTGVEAISNAIPNFKNPAPKNAAKTLMMMGGLLTILFSGIVFLAYYYGIIPKAEVTVVSQIAEVVFGRNFMYFLIQGTTALILILAANTGYSAFPLLAVNLAKDKYIPRMFLARGDRLGYSNGIIILGVASILLILAFHAKTEHLIPLYAVGVFIPFTLSQTGMIVKWLREKPQGWVSKLIVNTIGALISLIVTFMFFLTKLLHVWPVFVFLPIIVFLFYRVKKHYEDVSDQLRIIEDEEVKKIDGNVVIVPISGFTRVVENSINYAKELSPNRIIAVYVSFDYENEEDFEDKWNKWQPGIKLVTLHSPYRSIINPLTRFIDRVEYKARKSNYQVTVIIPQFIPKKGWHNILHNHSGTLIRSSLLFRRNVVVATVPYHLNK encoded by the coding sequence ATGATTACGACAATTAAAAGATTTTTTATTGGGAGACCTCTAAAAACTACTGATTTAGGTGAACAAAAGCTTAATAAAAAAAAGGCCTTAGCTATTCTTTCATCTGATGCGTTATCATCAGTTGCTTATGGTCCTGAACAAATACTCATTGTATTAGCAACAGTTGGAGCAGTTGCTTATTGGTATTCGCTACCTATTGCTGTAGGTGTTTTAATCCTTCTAGGAGCGCTTATTATGTCTTATCGGCAAATTATATATGCTTATCCTCATGGTGGGGGAGCGTATGTTGTTTCCAAAAGTAATTTAGGAGTGAATGCTGGGTTAATAGCTGGAGGTTCACTTTTAGTTGACTATATATTGACGGTTGCGGTAAGTGTATCAGCTGGTACGGATGCTATTACTAGCGCTTTTCCAACATTACATGATTACAATGTAGAAATCGCAGTGGTGTTCGTAGTTTTGTTAACTATTTTAAATCTAAGAGGGGTAACAGAGTCTGCATCAATCTTAGCATACCCGGTATACTTATTCGTTTTCTCGTTACTCATTTTAATTGGAGTAGGGATTTACAATGTATTAACTGGTGAAGTAACTTCTACTCTTCACGCATCAATAGGTACTCCGGTAGCAGGAATTAGTTTATTTTTATTATTAAAGGCATTTGCATCGGGATGTTCTGCATTAACAGGGGTTGAAGCTATTTCAAATGCAATCCCAAATTTTAAAAATCCTGCACCCAAAAATGCTGCAAAAACTTTAATGATGATGGGTGGATTATTAACAATATTATTTTCTGGGATTGTATTTTTAGCCTACTATTATGGGATAATCCCAAAAGCAGAGGTAACAGTTGTTTCGCAAATTGCAGAAGTGGTCTTTGGACGGAATTTTATGTACTTCCTTATTCAAGGAACAACGGCATTAATTCTAATCCTTGCGGCAAATACTGGGTACTCTGCTTTCCCATTACTTGCTGTCAATCTTGCAAAAGATAAATATATTCCTAGGATGTTTCTTGCTCGTGGGGATCGATTAGGATACTCAAATGGTATCATTATACTAGGAGTTGCTTCAATCCTTTTAATATTGGCCTTTCATGCAAAAACAGAACACCTTATTCCACTTTATGCAGTGGGTGTTTTTATCCCATTTACATTGTCGCAAACCGGGATGATTGTAAAATGGCTAAGGGAGAAACCACAGGGATGGGTTTCTAAATTAATAGTAAACACTATTGGTGCATTAATTAGTTTAATTGTTACATTCATGTTCTTCCTAACCAAACTTCTACACGTATGGCCAGTTTTCGTGTTCTTACCTATAATTGTATTTTTATTTTATCGAGTGAAAAAACATTATGAAGATGTAAGTGACCAGCTTAGAATTATTGAAGATGAGGAAGTAAAGAAAATAGATGGGAATGTTGTGATTGTCCCCATTTCAGGTTTTACTAGAGTTGTAGAAAATTCTATAAATTACGCTAAAGAGCTCTCGCCTAATCGAATTATTGCAGTGTATGTATCGTTTGATTACGAAAACGAAGAGGACTTTGAGGACAAATGGAACAAGTGGCAACCGGGGATAAAACTTGTGACATTGCATTCACCATATAGAAGTATTATTAATCCTCTTACTAGATTTATCGATCGAGTTGAATATAAAGCAAGAAAGTCAAACTACCAAGTTACAGTGATCATCCCTCAGTTTATACCAAAAAAGGGCTGGCATAATATACTCCACAACCATTCAGGAACACTTATTCGTTCTTCGTTATTATTCAGAAGAAATGTGGTTGTTGCTACTGTTCCATATCATTTAAATAAATAG
- a CDS encoding amino acid ABC transporter permease: MDIVIDNLPFLLKGAYYTLLITVVSMFFGLIIGLLTAIARIKGNRFLRMIARVYVSIIRGTPPLVQIVIVYYGLVDYGIELGPLTAAYIALSINIGAYVSEAFRGAIQSVPKGQTEAAIATGMTERQAMRRIVIPQAIRYAIPPLGNTFVGMLKETSLVSVIAVTELMRSAQLLVSQYYVYMPFYLAIAVMYWIMSTVFTMILHQIEKRLSVY, from the coding sequence ATGGATATTGTTATTGATAATCTCCCTTTTTTATTGAAAGGGGCATACTATACATTACTGATTACAGTGGTGTCGATGTTTTTTGGTTTAATCATTGGCTTACTAACTGCGATTGCTCGAATTAAGGGCAATCGCTTTCTGCGTATGATTGCCAGAGTGTACGTGTCCATTATTCGCGGAACACCACCACTAGTCCAAATTGTAATTGTTTATTACGGTTTAGTAGACTATGGCATAGAATTAGGACCATTAACGGCTGCTTACATTGCGCTGAGTATTAATATTGGGGCATATGTTTCGGAAGCTTTCCGTGGTGCAATTCAATCTGTACCAAAAGGACAAACTGAAGCAGCTATAGCGACCGGTATGACAGAACGTCAGGCTATGCGCCGTATTGTTATTCCTCAAGCAATCCGTTACGCCATTCCACCATTAGGAAATACATTTGTTGGTATGTTAAAGGAAACGTCACTAGTATCGGTTATTGCCGTAACGGAATTAATGCGTTCAGCTCAATTATTAGTATCGCAATACTATGTGTACATGCCGTTTTATTTAGCCATCGCTGTAATGTACTGGATTATGAGTACAGTGTTTACTATGATATTGCATCAAATTGAAAAACGGTTGTCCGTTTACTAA
- a CDS encoding YpzG family protein yields MSRMDNLDPRSQKFRQNWTRTKRTDSQVNGRTEITLHNRLLRSEAKARQF; encoded by the coding sequence GTGAGCAGAATGGACAATTTAGATCCAAGATCACAGAAATTCCGTCAGAACTGGACAAGGACAAAGCGAACAGATTCTCAAGTAAATGGTCGAACAGAGATTACACTCCACAATCGGTTATTGAGGTCCGAAGCAAAAGCCAGACAGTTTTAA
- a CDS encoding phosphate-starvation-inducible protein PsiE, with protein sequence MAKALRTGKIAPERVDEALQVRDRLIIELLVKVLDEKLVIERPILKERLANLVELSDNDDELKETIHALINQL encoded by the coding sequence ATGGCAAAAGCATTGAGAACAGGTAAAATTGCACCTGAACGTGTTGATGAAGCTCTTCAAGTTCGTGACCGTTTAATTATCGAATTATTAGTTAAAGTACTTGATGAAAAGTTAGTTATTGAGCGTCCAATTTTAAAAGAACGCCTAGCAAACCTAGTTGAGCTTTCTGATAACGATGATGAGCTAAAAGAAACAATTCACGCTCTTATTAATCAGCTGTAA
- a CDS encoding DMT family transporter, whose protein sequence is MILKIMLPLLAVVAGMVMAVQGQVNGGLGKKVGVLEGSFISFSIGTLALLLCLLFFGNGNISAISSVPKWQLTGGLLGAFYVLVMVFVVPKIGVSAALIAVIAGQIILGAVIDHFGFFGGNRFPFDKQKAIAIVLLFAALYLYNKK, encoded by the coding sequence ATGATATTAAAAATAATGCTTCCACTACTAGCTGTAGTAGCGGGAATGGTCATGGCAGTACAAGGACAAGTAAATGGTGGTTTAGGCAAGAAAGTTGGTGTGCTTGAAGGTTCATTTATTAGTTTTAGCATTGGTACACTCGCATTGTTATTGTGTTTACTATTCTTCGGCAATGGTAATATTTCAGCGATTTCAAGTGTTCCGAAGTGGCAATTAACAGGTGGTTTACTAGGCGCATTCTATGTCCTTGTCATGGTGTTTGTAGTTCCTAAAATTGGAGTTTCGGCTGCTTTAATTGCCGTCATTGCAGGGCAAATTATTTTGGGTGCAGTGATTGATCACTTTGGCTTTTTTGGAGGCAACCGCTTTCCATTTGATAAACAAAAGGCAATCGCTATTGTGTTATTATTCGCCGCATTGTACTTATATAATAAAAAGTAA
- the corA gene encoding magnesium/cobalt transporter CorA: protein MINFVAITTENHLEKNISITNADFTEYKWIWVDFSEPTEEEIQRLSDIFHFHPLAIEDCIQETQRPKLDYYKNYSFFVTHIVEENDGKIIRDQLNFFVGENCIVTFHKIPSMEVTKVWSQLLGQETLEKWDPYYVFYEVLDKIVDNYFPLIYKIEDELQKMIENTDDQSMNQLMNELFETRNRLLKLLHTVNPMRDLLYRMLNSHHLNLNGIEKRREYFSDIYDHLLKLSDMVMTNREVTADIRDSYLSMNSHQTNNVMKLLTITTSIFAPLTFIAGIYGMNFKNIPELQWEHGYFISLGAMSLIALFMLLYFKRKGWFK, encoded by the coding sequence ATGATTAACTTTGTAGCAATTACGACTGAAAATCACCTCGAAAAAAATATTTCCATTACAAATGCAGATTTCACCGAATATAAATGGATTTGGGTTGACTTTAGTGAACCAACAGAGGAGGAAATCCAACGATTATCAGACATTTTCCATTTCCATCCGTTAGCAATTGAAGATTGTATTCAAGAAACCCAACGTCCTAAATTAGATTATTATAAAAATTACTCCTTTTTCGTAACCCATATCGTAGAAGAAAATGATGGGAAAATCATCCGAGATCAATTAAACTTTTTTGTTGGTGAAAATTGTATTGTAACCTTTCATAAAATACCTTCTATGGAGGTCACAAAAGTTTGGAGTCAACTATTAGGGCAGGAAACGCTTGAAAAGTGGGACCCATATTATGTGTTTTATGAAGTTTTAGACAAAATAGTCGATAACTATTTTCCATTGATTTATAAAATTGAGGATGAACTCCAAAAAATGATTGAAAATACAGACGATCAATCAATGAATCAGCTTATGAATGAGCTATTTGAGACGAGAAACCGTTTATTAAAGCTCTTACATACGGTAAACCCAATGAGAGACTTATTGTATCGAATGTTAAATTCTCATCATCTAAATTTAAATGGCATTGAGAAGAGAAGGGAATACTTTTCGGATATTTATGACCATTTATTAAAGCTTTCGGATATGGTTATGACTAATCGAGAAGTAACAGCAGATATAAGAGACAGTTATCTTTCCATGAATTCTCATCAGACGAATAACGTTATGAAACTTTTAACCATCACTACTTCTATTTTTGCGCCTTTAACATTTATTGCTGGTATTTATGGGATGAATTTTAAAAACATACCAGAGTTACAATGGGAGCACGGCTACTTTATCTCTCTAGGGGCAATGTCACTAATCGCATTATTTATGTTGCTATACTTTAAGCGGAAAGGTTGGTTTAAGTAA
- a CDS encoding pyridoxamine 5'-phosphate oxidase family protein, protein MRGTIHNRKREVTEEEAYHFLKMAKVAHVATVGEDGYPYVIPLVYVYEEGNKLYLHIGNLRESHFWTNVKQNQKVSIEVCEMGAVVPGKKHACHLALGYTSVVLFGTIKHIEDVPKKEWFYDQLWKKYGDPNWVFEKEGYPALPATELFEVEIEKITGKYSDATSH, encoded by the coding sequence ATGAGAGGGACAATTCATAATAGAAAACGAGAAGTTACAGAGGAAGAAGCATATCACTTTTTAAAAATGGCTAAAGTAGCACATGTTGCGACTGTTGGCGAAGATGGGTATCCATATGTTATTCCACTAGTTTATGTGTATGAAGAAGGGAATAAATTATATTTACATATTGGAAATTTAAGAGAAAGTCATTTCTGGACAAATGTAAAGCAGAATCAAAAGGTTAGTATTGAAGTATGCGAGATGGGAGCAGTGGTTCCTGGTAAAAAACATGCCTGCCATTTAGCTTTAGGGTATACGAGTGTTGTTTTATTCGGAACAATTAAACATATTGAAGACGTACCGAAAAAAGAATGGTTTTATGACCAGTTGTGGAAAAAATATGGTGATCCGAATTGGGTATTTGAAAAAGAGGGATATCCAGCACTTCCCGCAACTGAGTTGTTTGAAGTGGAAATTGAAAAAATTACTGGGAAATATAGTGACGCAACTAGTCATTAA
- a CDS encoding sulfite exporter TauE/SafE family protein, producing the protein MYSLLAQISGFISEPITTFLNTYEHSHIVIAILLGMVGAFAPCQLTGNISAITFYGNRNIQKENIWIEIAYFIMGKVVVFSCIGWLAWFYGQSFESEMTNYFPIFRKAIGPLLIMTGLILLGIIKLVFLHRMTSKLPMIMKEGKWGSFLLGASFALAFCPTMFVLFFVWLMPTVVTSTYGFILPAVFGIATSMPLLIIFGLIETFDTKRFLMKKSKKVGGIIQKLTGVILIVIGIFDTITYWGI; encoded by the coding sequence ATGTATAGTCTACTTGCTCAAATTAGTGGGTTCATTAGTGAGCCCATTACGACATTCTTGAATACATATGAGCATTCCCACATAGTAATCGCTATTCTTCTTGGGATGGTGGGGGCCTTTGCACCTTGTCAATTAACAGGAAATATTAGTGCCATCACATTTTATGGGAACCGAAATATTCAAAAAGAAAACATTTGGATAGAAATTGCTTATTTTATAATGGGGAAAGTTGTGGTTTTTAGTTGTATTGGATGGCTTGCTTGGTTCTATGGCCAATCTTTCGAGTCGGAGATGACAAACTACTTTCCAATCTTCAGAAAAGCAATTGGACCTCTGCTAATCATGACAGGTCTGATTCTATTGGGAATCATTAAACTGGTATTTCTTCATAGAATGACATCAAAATTACCGATGATTATGAAAGAAGGGAAATGGGGCTCGTTCCTTTTAGGAGCTAGCTTTGCATTAGCTTTTTGTCCAACAATGTTTGTACTATTTTTTGTTTGGCTAATGCCAACAGTTGTGACTTCCACTTACGGATTTATATTGCCAGCAGTATTTGGAATTGCCACTTCCATGCCACTTCTCATTATTTTTGGATTAATTGAGACTTTCGATACTAAACGCTTCCTAATGAAAAAAAGTAAAAAGGTGGGAGGAATAATCCAAAAACTAACGGGAGTTATTCTTATTGTGATTGGAATATTTGACACAATTACTTACTGGGGAATATAG
- a CDS encoding flavodoxin family protein encodes MNIVTFIGSSRPNGNTEYLTDLLLKDIDHQKIYLKDLSIKPIEDLRHTEDGFQYVDDDYDQIIEAILASDVLIFSTPIYWYSMTGLMKNMIDRFSQAIRDERYPLFKEHLKTVKTIVVAVGGDDPRIKGLPLIQQFRYTFDFLNMPLTNYIIGKASRPGQIQNDDIALTQAKLLNDLLKNKTF; translated from the coding sequence ATGAACATCGTTACCTTTATCGGTAGCTCAAGACCAAATGGTAATACGGAATATCTTACTGATTTACTACTTAAAGATATTGATCATCAAAAAATTTACTTAAAGGATCTTTCTATAAAGCCAATAGAAGATTTAAGACACACTGAAGATGGTTTCCAATATGTAGATGATGATTACGATCAAATTATTGAAGCAATTTTAGCAAGTGACGTACTTATATTTTCTACTCCAATTTACTGGTATAGTATGACTGGGTTAATGAAAAACATGATTGATCGGTTTAGTCAGGCTATCCGTGATGAACGCTATCCATTATTTAAAGAACATCTAAAAACAGTAAAAACGATTGTTGTTGCAGTAGGTGGCGATGACCCACGAATAAAAGGGTTGCCCCTCATCCAACAATTCCGCTACACATTTGATTTTTTAAATATGCCTTTAACTAATTATATTATCGGAAAAGCAAGTAGGCCCGGGCAAATCCAAAATGATGATATTGCCTTAACCCAAGCAAAATTGTTAAATGATTTACTCAAAAATAAGACATTTTAA